The proteins below come from a single Xyrauchen texanus isolate HMW12.3.18 chromosome 3, RBS_HiC_50CHRs, whole genome shotgun sequence genomic window:
- the ccl19a.2 gene encoding C-C motif chemokine 19a.2 encodes MQTPALTLLIFTAVLWGSTEAFSDEAVDCCLTTKDTRIPMQILASYFHQTTENGCPIPATVFITKKDKKLCAPPAERHEWIRKHISHLDRKKKTHQ; translated from the exons ATGCAGACTCCAGCATTAACTCTCCTCATCTTCACTGCAGTCCTATGGGGCAGCACAGAAG CCTTTTCTGATGAAGCTGTGGACTGCTGTCTGACCACCAAAGACACACGTATACCAATGCAAATCCTTGCATCCTACTTCCATCAAACAACAGAGAATGGTTGCCCCATCCCAGCTACCGT ATTCATCACTAAAAAGGACAAGAAACTGTGTGCTCCTCCAGCAGAGAGACATGAGTGGATTAGAAAGCACATCTCACACCTCGATaggaagaaaaaaacacatcagTAG